Proteins encoded within one genomic window of Amycolatopsis sp. 2-15:
- a CDS encoding SDR family NAD(P)-dependent oxidoreductase, giving the protein MDPTSSDLSGHVVIVTGAGSGIGRASAEAFAHAGAKVLGVGRRAEALAETAARHPAIVIHAADLAETGAAESVVDSALRRWGRLDVLVNNAGIFTGMPLADTSAEGVERLFAVNVVAPSLLARAALKPLRESRGAIVNVSSTFGHRPLAGAAHYGASKAAVESLTRSWALELAPDGVRVNAVAPGPTESEALASAGLSPEEVDRVKAAEAERIPLGRRGQPADVAAWIVRLADSHAAWLTGQVLAVDGGLALAA; this is encoded by the coding sequence GTGGACCCGACGTCGAGCGACCTGTCCGGACACGTCGTGATCGTCACCGGTGCCGGATCGGGCATCGGCCGCGCGAGTGCGGAGGCGTTCGCGCACGCGGGGGCGAAAGTCCTCGGCGTCGGACGGCGGGCCGAAGCCCTCGCCGAAACCGCCGCCCGGCACCCGGCGATCGTGATCCACGCGGCCGACCTGGCGGAAACCGGGGCCGCGGAGTCCGTTGTGGACTCGGCGCTCCGCCGCTGGGGCCGGCTCGACGTCCTGGTCAACAATGCCGGCATCTTCACCGGGATGCCGCTGGCCGACACCTCCGCCGAGGGGGTCGAGCGCCTGTTCGCCGTCAACGTCGTCGCGCCGAGCCTGCTCGCGAGGGCCGCGCTGAAGCCGTTGCGGGAAAGCCGGGGCGCGATCGTCAACGTCTCCAGCACCTTCGGCCACCGCCCGCTGGCCGGCGCGGCCCACTACGGCGCGTCGAAAGCGGCCGTCGAATCCCTCACCCGCAGCTGGGCGCTCGAGCTGGCGCCCGACGGAGTGCGCGTGAACGCGGTCGCTCCGGGACCGACAGAGAGCGAAGCGCTGGCGTCGGCGGGCCTCTCGCCGGAGGAGGTCGACCGCGTCAAGGCGGCCGAGGCCGAGCGCATCCCGCTGGGCCGCCGTGGTCAGCCGGCCGACGTGGCCGCGTGGATCGTCCGGCTGGCCGACTCGCACGCGGCGTGGCTCACCGGTCAGGTCCTCGCGGTGGACGGCGGGCTGGCGCTGGCCGCCTGA
- a CDS encoding serine hydrolase domain-containing protein has product MSSTAPIDKILSDAVDAGDVPNVVAIAADDNGIIYEGAAGPRAAGSADPASADTHFRIMSMTKMVTTTAALKLADQGQLDLDAPVERYRPEFAEMKVLEGFDGDQPRLRAPASQATVRQLMTHTSGLSYWFWNADIVKWEKATGIPNVLSGQKIVLTAPMIADPGTKVEYGTNTDWLGQVVEAVAGVTLDVFFKEHITGPLGMTETSFAPTGSQRANLAPVHVLGEDGKWLATDINIPEQPEYWAGGHGLYSTPRDYLKFQRMLLGGGTLDGTKVLERSTVDAAFTNQIGDLDFPARIPTADPTSSYDFAAGPGNKWGLGLVVNSEQRPGMRAAGSGTWAGLCNSFFWVDPVNRVTGAIYSQSLPFVPPPFIKLYENFERALYATR; this is encoded by the coding sequence ATGAGTTCGACCGCCCCGATCGACAAGATCCTGAGCGACGCCGTCGACGCCGGCGATGTGCCCAACGTCGTGGCCATCGCCGCCGACGACAACGGCATCATCTACGAAGGCGCCGCAGGCCCGCGCGCCGCCGGCAGCGCCGACCCGGCGTCCGCGGACACGCACTTCCGCATCATGTCGATGACCAAGATGGTCACGACCACCGCCGCGTTGAAGCTGGCCGACCAAGGACAGCTCGACCTCGACGCGCCCGTGGAGCGGTACCGGCCCGAGTTCGCCGAGATGAAGGTGCTCGAGGGCTTCGACGGTGACCAGCCCAGGCTGCGGGCGCCGGCGTCGCAGGCGACCGTGCGGCAGCTGATGACGCACACGTCGGGCCTGAGCTACTGGTTCTGGAACGCCGACATCGTGAAGTGGGAGAAGGCCACCGGCATCCCGAACGTGCTGTCGGGCCAGAAGATCGTGCTGACCGCGCCGATGATCGCCGACCCCGGGACCAAGGTCGAGTACGGCACCAACACCGACTGGCTGGGCCAGGTGGTCGAGGCCGTCGCGGGCGTGACGCTCGACGTGTTCTTCAAGGAGCACATCACCGGGCCGCTGGGGATGACCGAGACGTCGTTCGCCCCGACCGGCTCGCAGCGCGCCAACCTGGCCCCGGTGCACGTCCTGGGCGAGGACGGCAAGTGGCTGGCCACCGACATCAACATCCCCGAGCAGCCCGAGTACTGGGCCGGCGGCCACGGCCTGTACTCCACGCCACGCGACTACCTCAAGTTCCAGCGGATGCTGCTGGGCGGCGGCACGCTCGACGGCACCAAGGTGCTGGAACGCTCCACTGTGGACGCCGCGTTCACCAACCAGATCGGCGACCTGGACTTCCCGGCGCGCATCCCGACCGCGGACCCGACGTCGTCGTACGACTTCGCCGCCGGGCCCGGCAACAAGTGGGGGCTGGGGCTCGTCGTCAACAGCGAGCAGCGGCCGGGCATGCGCGCCGCCGGCAGCGGGACGTGGGCCGGGCTGTGCAACTCGTTCTTCTGGGTCGACCCGGTGAACCGGGTGACGGGCGCGATCTACAGCCAGTCGCTGCCGTTCGTGCCGCCGCCGTTCATCAAGCTCTACGAGAACTTCGAGCGGGCGCTGTACGCGACGCGCTAG
- a CDS encoding xanthine dehydrogenase family Fe-S subunit, translated as MTSPPPLPRPVRAEAGEPLDVTMTVNGTEVSLSLPARVTLADALRDHLGLTGTHLGCEHGVCGMCTVLVNGSAARACLLFACQLDGADIVTVEGLGRPDDLHPLQEAFGAHHALQCGFCTPGFLLSSYDLLAHKPDVAEEDLPVELSGVLCRCTGYRNILSAVSEVAGAHRDGIPGPRNCGRHVLMGHTAAEPGAKSAPEPVGVREIELPQGDPTFTVEVTQELTASLEKTWAVLDDIDLVAACLPGAELTEHLGDEKYRGRARVSVGPIRLSFVGLAQVTERDAAAHRLRVIGQGEDAGGGRTQADILLVAEEAGAGTRLRATAQVYLTGRIAQFGRALAGDVSRRMFEQFAAAVEETAVSGVRTTARKPPGALALLAATLVAKAREWGRRLRRAEHNPPTHPKGTQR; from the coding sequence ATGACCTCCCCGCCGCCACTGCCACGCCCGGTCCGCGCGGAAGCCGGCGAGCCCCTCGACGTGACGATGACCGTGAACGGCACCGAGGTGTCGCTGTCACTGCCCGCGCGCGTGACGCTCGCCGACGCGCTGCGCGACCACCTCGGCCTCACCGGCACGCACCTGGGCTGCGAGCACGGCGTGTGCGGGATGTGCACGGTGCTGGTCAACGGCTCCGCCGCCCGCGCGTGCCTGCTGTTCGCCTGCCAGCTCGACGGCGCGGACATCGTGACGGTCGAGGGCCTCGGCCGCCCCGACGACCTGCACCCGTTGCAGGAGGCGTTCGGCGCGCACCACGCGCTGCAGTGCGGGTTCTGCACGCCGGGGTTCCTGCTCAGCTCCTACGACCTGCTGGCGCACAAGCCGGACGTCGCCGAGGAAGACCTGCCCGTGGAGCTGTCCGGCGTGCTGTGCCGCTGCACCGGGTACCGCAACATCCTCTCGGCGGTGTCCGAAGTGGCCGGTGCGCACCGCGACGGGATCCCTGGGCCGCGCAACTGCGGCCGGCACGTGCTGATGGGCCACACCGCGGCCGAGCCCGGCGCCAAGTCCGCGCCCGAACCGGTGGGTGTCCGGGAGATCGAGCTGCCGCAAGGGGATCCGACGTTCACCGTCGAGGTCACCCAGGAGCTCACCGCGTCGCTGGAGAAGACGTGGGCTGTGCTGGACGACATCGACCTCGTCGCCGCGTGCCTGCCCGGGGCGGAGCTCACCGAGCACCTCGGCGACGAGAAGTACCGCGGCCGGGCGCGGGTCTCCGTCGGGCCGATCCGGCTGTCGTTCGTGGGGCTGGCGCAGGTCACCGAACGCGACGCGGCGGCGCACCGCCTGCGGGTGATCGGCCAGGGCGAGGACGCCGGGGGCGGGCGCACCCAGGCCGACATCCTCCTCGTCGCGGAGGAAGCCGGCGCCGGGACGCGACTGCGGGCGACCGCGCAGGTGTACCTGACCGGCCGGATCGCGCAGTTCGGCCGGGCGCTGGCCGGCGACGTCAGCCGGCGCATGTTCGAGCAGTTCGCCGCGGCCGTGGAGGAGACCGCGGTGTCCGGGGTGCGCACGACGGCAAGGAAGCCGCCGGGCGCACTGGCCCTCCTCGCAGCCACTCTCGTGGCGAAAGCCCGGGAATGGGGCCGGCGCCTGCGCCGGGCCGAGCACAACCCACCCACACATCCGAAAGGGACTCAACGATGA
- a CDS encoding FAD binding domain-containing protein, translating into MKAAPFAYVRPATLDDAVAELVRSAGEGKVLAGGQSLVPILAMRLARPSTVVDIGALSELDFVRREGNELVVGALVRQRTLEGHPLAAEVPLLLLALPWIGHRELRSRGTVCGSIAHADPAAELPAVACCLGASLEIAGPAGRRTVAAAEFFHGAMATSVGAEDVLAAVRFPVAGSGEGFGFAEIARRHGDFALAGVATRFRAGDGEAVLTAFGVSDRPVTRDVTGLGDDEVADLARGLVDTAGDTHGSREYRQRLVAALAVRELARARRAAEGGSA; encoded by the coding sequence GTGAAAGCCGCACCGTTCGCCTACGTCCGGCCCGCGACGCTCGACGACGCCGTCGCCGAGCTCGTGCGCAGCGCCGGCGAGGGCAAGGTGCTCGCGGGCGGCCAGTCGCTGGTGCCGATCCTGGCGATGCGGCTGGCCCGTCCGTCCACTGTGGTCGACATCGGGGCACTGTCCGAATTGGACTTCGTGCGCCGCGAGGGAAACGAGCTCGTAGTCGGGGCCCTGGTACGCCAGCGGACGCTCGAAGGCCACCCGCTCGCCGCGGAAGTGCCCCTGCTGCTCCTGGCGCTGCCGTGGATCGGGCACCGTGAGCTGCGCAGCCGGGGCACGGTGTGCGGCAGCATCGCGCACGCCGACCCCGCCGCCGAGCTGCCCGCCGTGGCTTGCTGCCTCGGCGCGTCGCTCGAGATCGCCGGTCCGGCCGGCCGGCGCACCGTGGCGGCGGCCGAGTTCTTCCACGGCGCCATGGCCACCTCGGTCGGCGCCGAGGACGTGCTGGCCGCGGTACGCTTCCCCGTGGCCGGCTCGGGTGAGGGCTTCGGGTTCGCCGAGATCGCGCGCCGGCACGGGGATTTCGCGCTGGCCGGGGTGGCCACGCGGTTCCGGGCCGGCGACGGGGAAGCCGTGCTGACCGCGTTCGGGGTGTCGGACCGGCCGGTCACGCGCGACGTCACCGGTCTCGGCGACGACGAGGTGGCCGACCTGGCCCGCGGCCTCGTGGACACCGCGGGCGACACCCACGGCTCGCGCGAGTACCGGCAGCGGCTCGTGGCGGCGTTGGCCGTGCGTGAGCTGGCCCGGGCCCGACGAGCGGCGGAAGGAGGATCGGCATGA
- a CDS encoding enoyl-CoA hydratase/isomerase family protein yields MALTGGEIRLGRTHDGQVAELTLSHGRFTIITWEMRQRMAELFAEIDADDDVRVVVLKSDGEHFSSGGDIPGFMEVEPVDFTDLGHNVTAPSRSRKIVVAAVDGYCFGVGLELVLSTDIRLATPRSRFALPEMKLGMIPGSGGTQRLARLIGLSRAKFHILTAERITGEQALDWGLVAKLAADRDELYAETDKVVETLLGYSPMAARTAKEVLDKGVDGPLYTGIELERKAYAMLRASHDFAEGVAAFIEKRPAKFQGR; encoded by the coding sequence ATGGCGCTCACCGGAGGCGAGATCCGGCTCGGCCGCACCCACGACGGCCAGGTCGCCGAGCTGACGCTCTCCCACGGCCGCTTCACGATCATCACGTGGGAGATGCGGCAGCGGATGGCGGAGCTGTTCGCCGAGATCGACGCCGACGACGACGTGCGCGTGGTGGTGCTGAAGTCCGACGGCGAGCACTTCTCCTCGGGCGGCGACATCCCCGGCTTCATGGAGGTCGAGCCGGTCGACTTCACCGACCTCGGCCACAACGTCACCGCGCCCTCGCGCAGCAGGAAGATCGTGGTCGCGGCCGTCGACGGCTACTGCTTCGGCGTGGGCCTGGAGCTCGTGCTGTCCACGGACATCCGGCTGGCCACGCCGCGCAGCCGGTTCGCGTTGCCCGAGATGAAGCTCGGCATGATCCCCGGCAGCGGCGGCACGCAGCGGCTCGCGCGGCTGATCGGCCTGTCGCGCGCCAAGTTCCACATCCTCACCGCCGAGCGGATCACCGGAGAACAGGCCCTCGACTGGGGCCTGGTGGCCAAGCTCGCGGCCGACCGCGACGAGCTGTACGCGGAGACGGACAAGGTCGTCGAGACGCTGCTCGGCTACTCACCGATGGCCGCGCGCACCGCCAAGGAAGTGCTCGACAAGGGCGTCGACGGGCCGCTCTACACCGGCATCGAGCTGGAACGCAAAGCGTATGCGATGCTGCGCGCGAGCCACGACTTCGCCGAAGGTGTGGCGGCGTTCATCGAGAAGCGGCCCGCGAAGTTCCAGGGGCGCTGA
- a CDS encoding xanthine dehydrogenase family protein molybdopterin-binding subunit: MTAARIEDVPLLCGKGKFLDDLDPMRGSLVAAVVRSPHPHARIRSVELSRARAHPGVAVVLGPDDVLAALKPFPLSLKTPIRYYPTGTDKVRFVGEPVAVVVATDRYTAEDAAELVEVDYEPLPPVVDSTRAIAEDAPLLHEELGSNVATDRTFSFGSVDEIFAGAAHVVTGEYRFPRYTSAPMECYSVVAEWLEDVDGPGVTAWANFHGPFSMVPVLAAGLGLPTSRVRLRVPADIGGSFGIKSGIYPYVALMALASKHCGRPVRWTEDRVEHLLSSSAGSDRWMRFEAAVDADGKVEALRADLVDNVGAYLRPPEPSTLYRCFGNITGAYGIGAVAIRARAVVTNKTPTGLNRGFGGQQLYFGLERIMDRVARELDLDPAEIRRRNLIQAGAFPYHTPSGGVYDSGDYPRAFELALRNADYEKLRERQRQARKAGEYFGIGMATIVDPSATNIGYVGLATPAEQRATGRGKSGSTEHVRISVDPQGVVSVLLGTVPQGQGHATVARQLVAQRLGLPQESVRPVVEMDTATTPWTITSGSYSSRFAPLLTSALVAAADKIAETIRAAAGVLLDTDPAGLELADGFVRKRDAPEERVAFRHAAGLVHWDPGSLPEGVPARLYEEAAFNPPQAKAPSTGDQINSSLCYGFVAELVAVRIDPVTLAVEVELVSTVHDAGTILNPKLLEGQVHGALAHALGGALYEELRYADSGQPTSATFMDYFCPTSAEASYPLISDHLETPSPFTTLGAKGCGEGSSMSLPVAIANAVTDALGVEVTTLPLHGNVVHELLERKA; encoded by the coding sequence ATGACGGCGGCCCGCATCGAAGACGTCCCCTTGCTGTGCGGCAAAGGGAAGTTCCTCGACGACCTCGACCCGATGCGCGGCTCGCTCGTCGCGGCGGTCGTGCGCAGCCCGCACCCGCACGCGCGCATCCGGTCCGTCGAGCTGTCGCGTGCCCGCGCCCACCCCGGCGTCGCGGTGGTCCTCGGGCCGGACGACGTGCTCGCGGCACTGAAGCCGTTCCCGCTCTCGCTCAAGACGCCGATTCGCTACTACCCCACCGGGACCGACAAGGTGCGGTTCGTCGGCGAGCCCGTGGCCGTCGTCGTCGCGACCGACCGCTACACGGCCGAGGACGCGGCGGAACTGGTCGAAGTGGACTACGAGCCGTTGCCGCCCGTGGTCGACTCCACGCGCGCGATCGCCGAGGACGCACCGCTGCTGCACGAGGAGCTCGGCAGCAACGTCGCCACCGACCGCACGTTCAGCTTCGGCTCGGTCGACGAGATCTTCGCCGGCGCCGCCCACGTGGTGACCGGCGAATACCGGTTCCCGCGCTACACCTCGGCCCCCATGGAGTGCTACTCGGTCGTCGCGGAGTGGCTGGAGGACGTCGACGGACCCGGCGTCACCGCCTGGGCCAACTTCCACGGGCCGTTCTCCATGGTGCCGGTGCTCGCGGCGGGCCTCGGGCTGCCGACGTCGCGGGTGCGGCTGCGCGTGCCCGCGGACATCGGCGGCAGCTTCGGCATCAAGTCGGGCATCTATCCCTACGTCGCGCTGATGGCCTTGGCCAGCAAGCACTGCGGCCGGCCGGTGCGCTGGACCGAGGACCGGGTGGAGCACCTGCTGTCGAGCTCGGCCGGGTCGGACCGGTGGATGCGGTTCGAGGCCGCCGTCGACGCCGACGGCAAAGTCGAGGCCCTGCGCGCGGACCTCGTCGACAACGTCGGCGCGTACCTGCGCCCGCCCGAGCCCAGCACGCTCTACCGCTGCTTCGGCAACATCACCGGCGCGTACGGCATCGGCGCGGTGGCGATCCGGGCCCGGGCGGTGGTCACGAACAAGACGCCCACCGGCCTCAACCGCGGCTTCGGCGGCCAGCAGCTCTACTTCGGGCTCGAGCGGATCATGGACCGCGTCGCCCGTGAGCTCGACCTCGACCCGGCGGAGATCCGGCGGCGCAACCTGATCCAGGCCGGCGCGTTCCCGTACCACACGCCCAGCGGCGGCGTGTACGACTCGGGCGACTACCCGCGGGCCTTCGAGCTGGCCCTGCGCAACGCCGACTACGAGAAACTGCGGGAGCGTCAGCGCCAGGCCCGGAAAGCCGGCGAGTACTTCGGCATCGGCATGGCGACGATCGTCGACCCCTCGGCGACCAACATCGGCTACGTCGGCCTAGCCACGCCGGCCGAGCAGCGCGCGACCGGGCGCGGGAAGTCGGGCAGCACGGAACACGTCCGGATCAGCGTCGACCCGCAGGGCGTGGTGTCGGTGCTGCTGGGCACCGTGCCCCAAGGCCAGGGACACGCCACGGTCGCGCGTCAGCTCGTGGCGCAGCGGCTGGGGCTGCCGCAGGAGTCCGTGCGGCCGGTGGTCGAGATGGACACGGCCACCACACCGTGGACCATCACCTCCGGCAGCTACTCCTCACGCTTCGCTCCCTTGCTCACCAGCGCGCTCGTCGCCGCGGCCGACAAGATCGCCGAGACGATCCGGGCGGCGGCCGGGGTGCTGCTCGACACGGACCCCGCCGGGCTGGAGCTCGCCGACGGGTTCGTGCGCAAACGCGACGCGCCCGAGGAGCGGGTGGCGTTCCGGCACGCCGCCGGACTGGTGCACTGGGACCCCGGGTCGCTGCCGGAAGGGGTGCCGGCACGGCTCTACGAGGAGGCCGCGTTCAACCCGCCCCAGGCCAAGGCACCGTCCACAGGGGACCAGATCAACTCCAGCCTGTGTTACGGCTTCGTCGCCGAGCTGGTCGCGGTGCGCATCGACCCGGTGACCCTCGCCGTGGAGGTCGAACTGGTGTCCACAGTGCACGACGCCGGCACGATCCTGAACCCGAAGCTGCTGGAAGGCCAGGTGCACGGGGCTCTCGCGCACGCGCTCGGCGGCGCGCTCTACGAGGAGCTCCGCTACGCCGATTCGGGCCAGCCCACGTCGGCGACCTTCATGGATTACTTCTGCCCCACCAGCGCGGAGGCCAGCTACCCGCTGATCAGCGACCACCTCGAGACGCCCTCGCCGTTCACCACGCTCGGCGCGAAGGGCTGCGGCGAGGGCTCGAGCATGAGCCTGCCGGTGGCGATCGCCAACGCGGTCACCGACGCGCTCGGCGTCGAGGTCACGACCCTGCCCCTGCACGGCAACGTCGTGCACGAACTACTGGAAAGGAAGGCCTGA
- a CDS encoding AMP-binding protein, which yields MDLVRSFRWTAERYPHRRAVGGRHPMTYAQWDERTDRLAGALTRLGVRPGDHVALLLAGGEPLASLHLAVQKTGAISVPLSTRFSADDVGYCLRDCSPALLITDSTTDPTVAGIAELPVRAHSGAALDAPERVTPLARLLDSPAPKHQPAEGDTSVMLYTSGTTGRPKGVPRRHSAEHAAAVAHLIQTQHRTGEVALGVMPMFHTMGMRALLASIVAAGTWVPQEKFDAEESLELITEEDVSALYLVPTAYWSLVHTGRLAEAKSVRRLAYAGASMTPALAERLDAELSPEVFVNHFGSTEIYTFTIGPDVRRKPGCAGRAGVFSRVRLVSPAEGASPDDVVAPGEPGQVAVSLESPEAFSGYWHRPDADAKSLRAGWYFTGDLATEDEDGDLWVAGRVDDMINSGGENIYPEDIEDALVRCPAVAEIVVAGLPDDRWGSAVTAFVVPSAGHRPEETLAQLESYAREHSGLPSLKRPKRYLAVAGIPKSAVGKILRRELTAGHYRQLAQLVPGGERA from the coding sequence ATGGACTTGGTGAGATCGTTCCGCTGGACGGCGGAGCGCTATCCGCATCGCCGGGCCGTGGGCGGCCGGCACCCGATGACCTACGCGCAATGGGACGAACGCACCGACCGCCTCGCCGGCGCGCTGACGCGGCTGGGCGTGCGCCCCGGTGACCACGTCGCCCTCCTTCTCGCTGGTGGCGAGCCCTTGGCGAGCCTGCACCTCGCCGTGCAGAAGACCGGCGCGATCTCCGTTCCGCTGTCCACCCGCTTCAGTGCCGACGACGTGGGCTACTGCCTGCGCGACTGCTCCCCCGCGCTGCTGATCACCGACAGCACCACCGACCCGACCGTCGCCGGTATCGCCGAGCTGCCGGTCCGAGCGCACTCCGGAGCGGCGCTGGATGCACCCGAGCGAGTGACGCCGCTGGCCCGGCTGCTGGACTCCCCCGCGCCGAAGCACCAGCCGGCCGAAGGTGACACGAGCGTCATGCTCTACACGTCCGGCACCACCGGCCGGCCGAAAGGCGTGCCCCGCCGCCACTCCGCCGAGCACGCGGCCGCGGTGGCGCACCTGATCCAGACCCAGCACCGCACCGGCGAGGTCGCGCTCGGCGTGATGCCGATGTTCCACACGATGGGCATGCGCGCGCTGCTGGCCAGCATCGTCGCGGCGGGCACCTGGGTGCCGCAGGAGAAGTTCGACGCCGAGGAGTCGCTGGAGCTCATCACCGAAGAGGACGTGAGCGCGCTCTACCTGGTGCCTACCGCGTACTGGTCGCTGGTCCACACCGGACGGTTGGCGGAGGCGAAGTCCGTGCGCCGCCTCGCCTACGCGGGCGCGTCGATGACGCCGGCCCTCGCCGAGCGGCTCGACGCCGAACTGAGCCCGGAGGTCTTCGTCAACCACTTCGGCAGCACGGAGATCTACACCTTCACGATCGGGCCCGACGTGCGCCGCAAACCGGGTTGCGCCGGCCGTGCCGGGGTCTTCTCCCGCGTCCGCTTGGTCAGCCCGGCCGAGGGCGCGTCCCCGGACGACGTCGTGGCGCCGGGCGAACCGGGCCAGGTGGCGGTGTCGCTCGAGAGCCCGGAGGCGTTCAGCGGGTACTGGCACCGCCCCGACGCCGACGCGAAGTCGTTGCGCGCCGGCTGGTACTTCACCGGCGATCTCGCGACCGAGGACGAGGACGGCGACCTGTGGGTCGCGGGCCGCGTGGACGACATGATCAACTCCGGCGGCGAGAACATCTACCCCGAGGACATCGAAGACGCCCTCGTGCGCTGCCCGGCCGTGGCCGAGATCGTGGTCGCCGGGCTCCCCGACGACCGCTGGGGCAGCGCGGTCACCGCCTTCGTCGTGCCCTCGGCCGGGCACCGGCCTGAGGAAACGCTGGCACAGCTGGAGTCCTACGCCCGCGAACACTCGGGGCTGCCGTCGCTGAAACGGCCCAAGCGTTACCTGGCCGTGGCCGGCATCCCCAAGTCGGCCGTCGGCAAGATCCTGCGCCGCGAGCTGACCGCGGGCCACTACCGCCAGCTGGCGCAGCTCGTGCCGGGCGGGGAGCGCGCATGA
- a CDS encoding PadR family transcriptional regulator — protein sequence MSSGRLSTTSYVVLGTIGLRGPSTPYDLKRAVGHSVGYFWSFPHAQLYSEPERLERMGLLEVETEQTGRRRKVYSLTDEGREAVRAWLAAPTHEHFEMRDIAEMKLFFNELGDSGNIVNLAREQIKQHEERISVYEDMQRRFGSEPTYARRMIPLRLGLEMERAALRFWSSIAEEF from the coding sequence ATGTCAAGCGGACGGTTGAGCACGACTTCCTACGTCGTGCTGGGGACGATCGGGCTGCGTGGCCCGTCCACGCCGTACGACCTCAAGCGCGCCGTCGGCCACTCGGTGGGGTACTTCTGGTCCTTCCCCCACGCGCAGCTGTACTCGGAGCCGGAGCGGCTGGAGCGCATGGGGCTGCTGGAGGTCGAGACGGAGCAGACCGGGCGGCGCCGCAAGGTCTACAGCCTCACCGACGAGGGTCGCGAAGCCGTGCGCGCGTGGCTCGCCGCGCCCACGCACGAGCACTTCGAGATGCGCGACATCGCCGAGATGAAGCTGTTCTTCAACGAGCTGGGCGACTCCGGCAACATCGTGAACCTCGCGCGGGAGCAGATCAAGCAGCACGAGGAACGCATCTCGGTGTACGAGGACATGCAGCGTCGCTTCGGTTCCGAGCCGACGTACGCGCGCCGCATGATCCCGCTGCGGCTGGGGTTGGAGATGGAACGAGCGGCACTGCGGTTCTGGTCCTCGATCGCCGAGGAGTTCTGA